CCATGGTTTACTTCTTTATTCGACATATAATTTTTTGGGTTAAAATTTTTGTAGTAACTATTTTTAACATAAGGAAAAAATTACATCAGGATTCTTTGCTGATGCAATCAGAATCGTCGTCCGCCTATCATTTGTCGATCTTCTTTGAATCACCGCCGCATTTACATCAGGCTTTTTCGCCATTGCATCCATAATTGCCGTCCACCGATCCTTTGTCAATCTTTTCGAATCACCGCGCACCGGTCTTTTTTGGGAGCACTTAAACAATAAAGAAGAAATCTCAAATACGACAGAGTATATCAATAAATTGGTTAGTCAATTTGTTAATGTTTTCATTCTCATATTACTACTGGTTAGTCATATTCTCATTTTATTGCATATATGGATTGAAAATGTTTGGTTGGAGGTTATTTTAAGGGATTGTGTGCCATATCTGTACTACACTTTTGTCATATGTGTATCAAAATACCTTAGGTTTAGCTTGATTTAgcttatttatagtttatttgttaaactttgatagtattttataattaactaacaGTTGCCTCCAAATCTTCGAGTACAATTAACCTACCTAGAGGCCGGATTTCATCTAAAATCGACGTTTATGTAAACCTACCCCTCACCCGAATGAGATACTAGTTATGTTAAGTGAGTCCAAGTTATAGGTTGTTGTTATGGAATTAAAAGAAGTCATGTTAAGTAATTACATTGCAAGGAATTTAAAGGCCCTTGTTATTATGAATAATCAATAATGTGAACTAAAAAGTCACATGACTCCAAGTTCAACCAACAAGAAATGACATACTTATTCGAATAGCTAACGCAATGTCTTTGATCTctaatttatattcttatttgttcaaaatttagcttaattatatgtttaattttatttatatatcattggatttctttgaaaaataaaattatatttatttgtaagaaaTGTGATTAGGTATGGTTTACAGTTTGTTTATCGCGTGattgaaatatttcattttaagtttttatgttGTAAATTTTGTATGATTTCAAAAAGATTTTTGATTGAAAATGGAAGATAACTTAATGTCACTTGAAGAGTTGGAAATACACTACAATCAAGAAGACTCAAATTTATCCATGGCAGAAAATATTGAGGAATAAACTGAAAACTTTGGTGTTGATGTTTTCGAGAGTAAACATTAGTGGGTGCGATTGTGAGTAGTCTTGaagatgtttatttattatattgtcaATATGTACATGCCAAGAGATTTAGTATGAGAAATTGtgataaaaaatgtttttcccATACGAATGAGTTTCAATTAAAGGGATTTAATTGTAATGCCAAGGTTTGAAAGTCGATAAAATctctagtaaaaaaaattataatttatcaaaaatcgATCACTATAACTAACTGCAAAGTCAAACTGAAAATTACAAAGAAGAAAGATGGtgcatatattttttatggagCATAAACATGAGATGTTTGCACCTGATCAAAATCATTTGTTAAGATTAACACGCAATATATCATATACAAAAAAAAGTTTACTCTAGAAGTTATGGTAAATGCTGAAAAATCTATCTTCAgttgtttttttatgaaaaacgaAACATGAGAGccaaaaaatttagattttattacaAATGATGCATATAATAATTTGAGTGGTTGAGAAAACATACAAAGTTGAGAATAAAGATGTTATTGcacttatttaatattttataagtaagGCGAATGAAGACACTTACTTTTACTTGGATGTGCAATTGGATGTAGGGACTATAGATGTGCAAGTTAGATAATGACCTTTTTATGTAGGGACTATAGATGTGCAGTTGATTATGAATATTTTAGCGATGTCAACCTATATCCGACTGATACAACATATAGAATACACAagtataatttgatatttgCTCTATCTGTTGGTATAAATCATTATATgtagatttttttgtttgactTAACATTTATGTCAGATTAAACCGAAAGTTCTTCTGAATAgttgtttataatatttcttGATTCTATGAATTATAAACAACCTCGAACAATCTTTTCAGACCAATGTCAAGCCATGCTGAATGccattgaaatatttttttacattcaCATCATCGTTTATTTCAATGACATATAAATCAAAATGCGCCCTAAAACTTTGGGAGTTTAAATGGTGAtcgagtttttaaaaaaatacgaCACATATGCATGACATATTGTGAATCTGAAGATGAAATTGAGTCcacatgaaaatatataattgataaatataacaTGGATGGTCAAAATTGGTTTAATAAAAGATATAGACTTAGGAGAAAATGGGCTACTGCTTTTAGTAATGAAAAATTCAGTGCAACACTTTTGACTACTTCGAAGAGTAATGTCACaaatatagtttaaataatGCATGTAATAAAATGAGTTCTTTCTGTTAATTTGtgattaattatctaattattgAAGATAGTTGGCGGGTAAATGAGAAGACCGATGATATTCGTTGTCGTCATGGTAAGCCTtcacaaatttgaaaaaatatctaTTATTGATTCATGTTGCtaatatttatacattatcttatactaaatatttgaaattcaattGATTAATTCTTTGAATTGCAAATATGTTGAACCATCATCTTGTTTTGGTAATGAATGAATTGAATCGAgatcaaaataaaatctcatGATGAAACTCAAGCGTTAGAAATGTGATGTTCAACAACCAGAATCATGAGATAAAGTGCAGTTGTCATAAGTTTGAGACAATGAGAATTTTGTGTAAACATACTTGGATGGTTTTTAACTCTATATATGTCACTATTTTACATGTAAGAAATAGAATTAACTTTGATTTTCAAGAAAATGACAGTGATGGTCGTGTATCTGAGATGGTGTTTATCAATCAAGTAATGAGATCAAtctacaatattaatatttcagattccaatttacttaaaatcattcttaaaaaaaaaacttgattagATGCAAAATCTTATAtcgataaaattatatattggaAGACTAAACTTAGTTAGtcatagataatttttttaatttattagttatttatcaTTTGAATCAGTGAAGAACACAAtgattcatttttctttttcattctgAAAATCAAAATATGGGTTAttgtgttaaataaaaaatatattttttgatggGATAGTGTACTGAAATATGAAAGCACCACAAATTAAGGTCCGTGATCAATTGGCTTTTGCGAGtcacatgtatatatattaataatattgaagaacttataaaatattagcaaaataaaaacaacaacTTATAATTGCAAAAGATTTTGCTGGTCCCTCCCTGTCTAGGtatcaaaagagaaaaaaaaaaaagaagtcaaTAAGTTAATGATTACTTCATCATTTACTAATTACTTTGAGTTAAATTCGGACTTTATTGATATTGTATCAAAACTGTTACCACTAATTAGGCACCAGATTTTCGATTTATCTAATAATGAGACAAAAAAAACAATAGTATAAAGATTGATAGAGTGATTAGCGAGTGTCGATCCCGAGAATTGAATTACCCTATCCTCCTCAGGTAGAAAACGTGAAAAAGTTTGTCTGTCctaatttcagtttaaaaaacTGTTTTTAGTGAGATTAAAAttcataactaaaataaaattgtaatttttcaGAAATCAATATGCTAcacattttttaaactaaaaaattaataaatttaactaaaaatcttacctttttttttattagatggACGGTCTTGGAAAGTGGGTTGCTAAGCCCGCTTGCTGGGCTTACCCAGTGCCAACCCTGAATGTAGCTAGTCCACATCTAATTGGGTCTTATATCGGGCAGGCAGACATGCAAAGAAATAAGTCGAGAGTAGTAATCACAtagattatgtttaaagtaGAAAGAAGCGATAATTTATATTCGAATTCATTGtccatttcttaaaaatattttaaaactaatgtGAAACTCATTAGACACTAAATGAGTTAAGCCTAGAGTATTAAGAGTGGTTAGAAGGTatgaattaaaatgttatatttattctcttgaaaTAACTCCAAAATGATTATTGTATGGACAtgattcttttaaaattataagtgGTTTGGATGGCATggtatattaattttgattttcataGCATTAGTTGGAGTTAGAATTATATATGCCCCACTTAGCCTCAAAGATTATGGACGGTTTTGAGGACATCATAATGATTTGGTtctagtattttttattatatgctaatataatttatttctttagttttggcttatgtttaatttaaatttgtttaggtatttttaaaatatatttatatataatatctatatatatttcttacCCTTACTAAGCTCTGAGTGAGAATGATTCTTAAGAAGCGGATAATACAAATtcaatgtttaatgtttaattaaaacaCGTAGAAGAAATGTCtaataaataaacacataattttaaaagaaactaaatattttgaattcaatttttattaaatatgtctAAGATAAAGTGAAACTTAGATGTTGTGTTCGTGCtaacttttttaaattcttataatatttaaaaaaaactattaatttaacaaaaatacatCTTCACAAGCTGCTCCAactcttcatttttttctagATTAATTCATGATATTGAATCAATGGAGTAGattcatagaaaaaaaaaatcaatattgaaGTAGGAGAGCCACTAATATCatactttatattttgaaaaaaaaaacagaaactgAAGatggttttattatttatttttatttaaagttaatttcatttttttcatcttaATAATCTCAATctgttttacttttacttttttagtgttaaatttaatatattaatgaagAGATAATGCAAAAaccaattaataaatgaaatattaaaaagttatcgAGTCCACTAAAATCTCAATTTTCAAATGCTTGATTTTGgtgaattcaattttttaaatttaaatagtattaaatattttagttcgTTTAATtcattaagtaatttttttttatgtttaattcattaAGTAAAATAAGTTTTGTGTTTAATTCCTTCTGAAATGTTCTATTcgtatttatattaaatgtgAAAAGAAGGCATTCATTTTTTTGCTatatttcttttacaaattACAAAACCTATGTATTTATTAAGtaacaaatatttgtttgaatataATAGTTACacaatacaattttaatttaaacgaAATTGTCTAAATAGGAGTTAGTAACCTATTTAAATAGTGTGGGAATGTAACCAATCAAATAGGTAATTGAGTATTCATTTCATAACAAGATAAAATTAACTACCCCAACTATCTAAATCATTCCAATTTTGAGactaaaatatgttataaaatgttgttttttttaaagtaattcaCTAGATACGAACCCGACAATATGTTTCTGAAATAGGAAGTCGACGATTCAATCCTTAGTTGACGCGcttaactattaaaaaaacaaaatgagagTAGAAATATCTAGTTTTTAAACAATGATAAAGTTTCTAATTACGAGCTAAAGTAATGGACGGAGCTTTACTATTAGTTGTTATCAAAACGTCATGTAAAATTGTTATCATCTAGTAACCTCTTGAAACATCTAAACGGTCATACGGGGCCATCGCGAGCCCACATTGATGcaattatattatgatattttcaaTTCGATTCACGGGGACTAATCGGGGACCATTTTGATCTAtctatttctctattttttttttatgaggaCTCTCTTTAATTTTTGGAACATGCCAAATTAGTGGAACAACAAATTCTTGTCTTTGGTTAGAGTCACATGTCTTCTTTGCTATTTTGTCCACATATTAAAAAGGCCAAAACTCTTCACAAGAATAATGGAATCGTCACACACTTTGTTTAAATTAAACCTAACACTATTATGTGTACTAAAAAACAACAAACAGTAATAATAAAAGCAAAAAAGAACACATGGAAACTCATTGTCAGACAGCATTATTGAACAttgccatttttttttataagaggtagacaaaataaacaaatatttttttagaagaaaTTGTTAATCATGGCTCACAATAAAATAATGTACaagagaaaaatatgaaaaccaaATAACTAGAATTAGAATGCAAAGTAAAACTTGGCCATTCATTTTGTTCGGATGTAGCAATAACTCTTTGGCTTGGTTcgaattaagttttttttttaaacctagaaagaaaaataataataatttgtgataattttgagaaagtgataattatttttgataaaaagtcttaaaaggtattgatatattaaataaaataaaatataataattaaaatagaaggtattttagtattttggttaatgaaagaAATGCTTTGATTGTTGTGaattaattgattgaaaaattatttttatttatattttttttaaaccaaaataGAATATAGCCTTCATCATTCAAAGAAACCATGATTTAGTTTGAAAAACTTCTAATAagtacaaattataattttctaaacatCCCACTTATTCTCCAttcattttttcttctatttaaacaaaatccatatttatataatttttaggcttatatctataaaaaaaaattaactaatttaatttggTAAGAATCACATACATATCTCAAATATGATTTAACACAATCTTCATATAACATATGCTTTAGCTTCTAATACAAACTTAAATTATCATCAATTTCACAATTTTAccacacaaaaaaaatagtttgaatttttttcttcttctcttatCAAATCAGAGTTTAAAATCTTATTGTTTCTAGATATTCTATAGAAATAAATTGAGAAAAAGTTATTGTCATTTAATTTCCCTATAGATAcaaaaagatttattttattttaagtctaCGCAAGAATCTCTTGTCAGGCGGATTAgttattcataaattttgaatatattttcaatacatagatatataaatttgaagttATAGAatctaaagaataaaaatatttcacatTGTTTTCTTGCTTCCACTTGTCAAAAGATAAACTTTGTTATTTTCCTTTTTCATGAACAAAAATATAACAAACAACacaaaaaattgttatttcatttttttttatgatatatattcTTATCTAATTTTATTGTCATGTTATTcaatcattcaaataaaaaatggcAAAATACCCTCAACTTGAGATGTGTTCATTAAatcgaatttcattttcagtTTTCGATTAtagtttcaactcgaaaattaaacaaaaaatcgaattcattttctattatttattttagttatatattatttaatttattacatataatatattaaaaaattgaattcgaatcgaaaatcaaatttttattagaatttattcgaattcagttCGATTTTcgaattaactaaaaatataaatttaaataacccGAACCCAAtcgataaaattaaataattcaaaaaccGAACTAATGAACACCCCTATCCTCACCTCAATcccttctattttttttttttaaattactctagacaaacaaaatcatttgaagttttgaaatagatcaaacaaggcctaaaacAACTTTACTTTACAAAATGAAGCAAGTACTATTTATACATGTGAGTAAAGAAAAAGTTAAGAAAACTaaattctctctcttctctctatTATATCAGTGGTAGCAGTTACAAAATTTTCCTGTATACATAAACTCAAAACCCTACTTccaaaaacttttcaaaaaaaaccacCAATGTCTCGTCGGAGAAATCAAATCCATTCATCTCTCGTCTCCATCGCCATCCTAATCCACCTCCAACTAATCTCCGTCACCGTCGCCGGCGATTCAAACGCCACCGATTTCATCCGTACAAGTTGTAACGATACTCTATATCCCGACGTCTGTTACACATCTCTCGCCGGTTACGCAAACGCCGTCCAACAAGACGCCGCCGCTCTCGTCACAATCGCCTTAACCGTAACTCTCTCAAACGCACACCAAATGTCCATATACACATTAAACCTCACACGTTCACCCGACTACGTTTCCGATCGCCGTTCCACCGCCGCACTCCGCGATTGCGTTTCGCTTTTTAAAGACGCCGTTTGTCAAGTTCGCGATTCGATTAAACAGATGAAGGAGTTGGGTCAAACGGGTGGTGGGGCTTCGTTTGAATCGGTTCGGTTCGGGTTGAGTAATGTGCAGACGTGGATGAGTAGTGCCCTAACAAATGAGGACACGTGTATTGATGGGTTTAATGAGGTGGCGGATGTGGGTTTGAAGATGGACGTTTGTGATCGGTCCACGAATGTGATACAGGTAACTAGTAATGCACTTGCTTTGGTTAATAGATATGTAGATAAATTGTTAGCCGGTTGATTGTATTTTTTTGAATGTTTTGAAGCCGTTGGATTGGGTTTACCTAATCCATGTGTGTTTGTGTGCTGTAAAAGGGTTGACAGCCTTGTTTGTTTATATGTGTGTGGTTGGTTGTATTCATgtgattgattgattataagaagtcttttttttaattatagagaagaaaaaaccaatatttgtacaattattaaattt
This is a stretch of genomic DNA from Impatiens glandulifera chromosome 4, dImpGla2.1, whole genome shotgun sequence. It encodes these proteins:
- the LOC124933908 gene encoding pectinesterase inhibitor 9 — translated: MSRRRNQIHSSLVSIAILIHLQLISVTVAGDSNATDFIRTSCNDTLYPDVCYTSLAGYANAVQQDAAALVTIALTVTLSNAHQMSIYTLNLTRSPDYVSDRRSTAALRDCVSLFKDAVCQVRDSIKQMKELGQTGGGASFESVRFGLSNVQTWMSSALTNEDTCIDGFNEVADVGLKMDVCDRSTNVIQVTSNALALVNRYVDKLLAG